A single window of Nicotiana sylvestris chromosome 5, ASM39365v2, whole genome shotgun sequence DNA harbors:
- the LOC138868478 gene encoding uncharacterized protein, with translation MVTEISAQLYFLGVVQSSWSMQVSGNAMWRLKSKLQALSRKLSQWPRESIGDIYEKFNSWESKVQQLEELDLQQNTEVNKEELNKAHVEYVKWMGLQETLLKQKSQATITDHSLLNCIPGIISVEDNELLTSIPSIIEVREAIFKLNANSVAGPDDFNGGRLITTNVMLAQEIIQGIGKENRGGNIVIKLDMEKAYDRMSWTFISSVLRNLISMMSLNGLHSNPEFTPFHMNQRGPQVNHLAYVDGIVIFSSGHNKSVRLVMQQITRYEKASGQKLNKCKSFFLTDPKARAHRINRMREVTGFMEKNFPFYYLGCSLYVGRMKLSHFDNMVTKITKRLNGWQGRMLTCRGRMVLIKSVLQSLPI, from the exons ATGGTCACAGAAATTTCAGCACAACTAT ATTTTTTAGGTGTGGTACAGAGCTCTTGGAGCATGCAGGTCAGTGGTAATGCAATGTGGAGATTGAAGAGTAAGTTGCAAGCATTGAGCAGGAAACTTAGTCAGTGGCCTAGAGAAAGCATTGGGGACATATATGAAAAATTCAATAGTTGGGAATCTAAGGTACAACAACTGGAAGAGCTAGATCTCCAACAAAATACAGAAGTTAACAAAGAAGAACTGAATAAAGCTCATGTAGAATATGTGAAATGGATGGGATTACAGGAAACTTTGCTCAAACAAAAATCTCAG GCCACTATTACAGATCATTCACTTCTGAATTGCATTCCTGGAATTATTTCTGTAGAAGATAATGAGCTATTAACATCTATTCCTAGTATCATTGAAGTTAGAGAAGCAATTTTTAAGCTTAATGCTAATAGTGTTGCCGGCCCTGATGATTTTAATGGG GGTAGATTAATTACTACAAATGTGATGTTAGCTCAAGAAATTATTCAGGGAATTGGCAAAGAGAACAGAGGAGGCAACATCGTCATTAAACTTGACATGGAAAAAGCTTATGATAGAATGTCTTGGACTTTTATATCTTCAGTTCTCAGAAATTTAATTTCGATGAT GTCACTAAATGGACTACACTCAAATCCTGAATTCACTCCATTTCACATGAACCAGAGAGGACCTCAAGTTAATCACCTGGCATATGTTGATGGTATTGTAATTTTTAGCAGTGGGCACAACAAGTCAGTGAGATTAGTCATGCAACAGATCACCAGATATGAGAAAGCATCTGGGCAAAAGTTAAACAAATGCAAAAGTTTCTTTCTCACTGACCCTAAAGCAAGGGCACACAGAATAAATAGAATGAGAGAAGTCACGGGTTTCATGGAGAAGAACTTTCCCTTTTACTATCTCGGTTGCTCACTATATGTGGGAAGGATGAAACTCTCACATTTTGATAACATGGTTACTAAAATAACTAAAAGATTGAATGGATGGCAAGGAAGGATGCTTACTTGTAGGGGAAGAATGGTCCTCATTAAGAGTGTTTTGCAATCTCTCCCTATTTAA